A single window of Calditerrivibrio sp. DNA harbors:
- a CDS encoding flagellar protein FlaG yields MIDALKSVAVDTVKDPQLSSVQSKKQVELIKNDELKAKNVHEKDLESALKDINEAFKGMNIARQFVIDKDVGVVVVKILDTEKQEVIRQIPSEDALRISKNIKEMIGLLFDKKS; encoded by the coding sequence ATGATAGATGCTCTCAAATCTGTTGCTGTGGATACCGTAAAAGATCCACAATTATCGTCGGTGCAATCAAAAAAGCAGGTTGAGTTGATAAAAAATGATGAGCTTAAAGCGAAGAATGTTCATGAGAAAGATTTGGAGAGTGCTTTGAAAGATATAAACGAAGCTTTCAAGGGGATGAACATAGCAAGGCAGTTTGTCATAGACAAGGATGTTGGTGTAGTAGTGGTGAAGATACTGGATACTGAAAAACAGGAAGTAATAAGACAGATACCTTCGGAGGATGCCCTCAGGATAAGTAAAAATATAAAAGAGATGATAGGCTTACTTTTTGATAAGAAATCATAA
- a CDS encoding HAD-IA family hydrolase, with amino-acid sequence MKDNLIIFDMDGTLIDSSEDITISVNHVRSHFGLPPLSKTSVVDVINGDRSKLAFGLYGIEEYTKEHRDIFETHYYEQCIKNTYLYDGIPDLLAKLKAKGFKMAVATNAYTKFAEKMLSHLGIDRYFVDIVGSCRVNRPKPEPDMIHHIMNNHNPLNRTVMVGDNHTDVFAALNAEIEMIFAGWGFGKISDYNKVHFVAKTPYDIYNFLVY; translated from the coding sequence ATGAAGGATAATCTGATCATATTTGATATGGACGGTACCCTAATAGACAGCAGCGAAGATATAACCATATCAGTTAACCACGTTAGATCCCATTTTGGGTTGCCCCCTCTTTCCAAAACATCGGTAGTGGACGTGATAAACGGGGACAGAAGCAAACTAGCCTTTGGTCTTTATGGTATCGAAGAATACACTAAAGAACATAGAGATATTTTCGAAACCCACTACTATGAGCAATGTATCAAGAATACCTACCTTTACGATGGTATTCCAGACCTTTTAGCCAAATTAAAAGCCAAAGGTTTTAAAATGGCTGTAGCTACAAACGCCTACACAAAATTTGCTGAAAAAATGCTTTCCCATTTGGGTATTGACAGATATTTTGTGGATATAGTTGGCTCATGCAGGGTAAACAGGCCTAAACCAGAGCCTGATATGATCCATCATATAATGAATAACCACAACCCATTAAATAGAACAGTAATGGTAGGTGACAATCATACAGATGTCTTCGCAGCATTGAATGCAGAAATAGAAATGATTTTTGCAGGCTGGGGCTTTGGAAAAATATCCGACTATAATAAAGTCCATTTTGTTGCTAAAACCCCATACGATATATACAATTTTTTAGTTTACTAA
- a CDS encoding chemotaxis protein CheW: MNAQQVYIEDLKEVKDEDLLQLVGFKLGEEEYAIDVLKIQEIIRLVEITSVPRTENYIMGVMNLRGKVIPVVDLRVRFNLDKSDFDKKTRIIVVRFEKENIGFVVDEVTQVIRINKTLIEPTPPLVGSIGQEYILGICKYNERLIILLDIDSLIYDDKNYESDLKKKFTGSKGGSSGNTTELTPERERFEPEYHVPTSSSLEEDIEEKDALETKQISKQELKSPTKTIIEEIKEEKQFTDTTDTTEDIDALIAMELAKREKETEEINKKKKSVQQESLEDILNDAVKQAEEKINHEAVHVDQNDLDALIAMELAKREKETEEMIRRKKEAEKKNETAIEEEKKSESVEHQTLSIEIDAISEIKEIARKIIHGEAKDISIDVKGELGEIIKLILNTKEKIDNIENSSEKVPAVAKNLEFINETTEKATSNLLQHSDDLSSIYTEISDALRDVERFIESRDTSSAMKKIEHIEELVQKAEELGFDILQALEFQDITEQKINKVIKNIEEIGARLGSILGYVVTSSTDEDSPVASQEDIDKLLSDFGLN; encoded by the coding sequence ATGAACGCTCAACAAGTCTATATCGAAGATTTAAAAGAAGTAAAAGACGAAGATCTTCTACAACTTGTTGGTTTTAAGCTCGGCGAAGAAGAGTATGCCATAGATGTTTTAAAGATTCAGGAGATAATTAGACTTGTTGAAATAACATCCGTACCAAGAACGGAAAACTATATTATGGGTGTAATGAACCTGAGGGGTAAAGTTATTCCTGTGGTTGATCTCAGGGTAAGATTCAATCTTGATAAATCTGATTTTGATAAGAAAACAAGAATAATTGTCGTTCGTTTTGAAAAGGAAAATATAGGATTTGTCGTTGATGAAGTTACACAGGTAATCAGAATAAATAAAACCCTCATCGAACCAACACCACCTTTAGTGGGATCGATTGGACAGGAGTATATACTGGGTATTTGCAAATACAATGAAAGGCTTATTATTCTTCTTGATATAGATTCCTTGATTTATGATGATAAAAACTATGAAAGTGACCTTAAGAAAAAGTTTACTGGGTCTAAAGGTGGATCTTCTGGTAATACAACAGAACTTACACCAGAAAGGGAAAGATTTGAGCCCGAATACCATGTACCCACTTCATCTTCCCTTGAGGAAGATATTGAAGAGAAAGATGCATTAGAAACAAAACAAATATCTAAACAGGAATTAAAAAGTCCCACTAAAACTATTATCGAAGAGATCAAGGAAGAAAAACAATTTACTGACACTACAGATACCACTGAAGATATAGATGCTTTAATAGCTATGGAACTTGCCAAAAGGGAAAAAGAAACTGAGGAGATAAATAAAAAGAAAAAATCTGTTCAGCAGGAGAGTTTAGAGGATATTCTAAACGATGCAGTCAAACAAGCTGAGGAAAAGATAAACCACGAGGCTGTTCATGTAGATCAAAACGACCTTGATGCTCTCATAGCCATGGAACTTGCTAAAAGGGAAAAAGAAACCGAGGAGATGATCCGGAGGAAAAAAGAGGCGGAAAAAAAAAATGAAACAGCCATAGAAGAAGAAAAAAAAAGTGAGTCAGTCGAACACCAAACATTAAGCATAGAGATTGATGCCATCTCAGAGATAAAAGAGATAGCCCGCAAAATCATACATGGAGAAGCCAAAGATATCTCCATAGATGTAAAAGGTGAGTTAGGTGAGATAATAAAATTGATCCTTAACACCAAAGAAAAGATAGATAACATAGAAAACTCCTCAGAAAAAGTCCCAGCTGTAGCCAAAAACCTCGAATTTATAAATGAGACCACTGAAAAAGCCACATCGAATCTTTTACAACACTCAGATGACCTTTCCTCTATATATACCGAGATAAGCGATGCCCTGAGGGATGTGGAAAGATTTATTGAGTCAAGGGACACCTCTTCTGCGATGAAAAAGATAGAGCACATTGAAGAGCTTGTTCAAAAAGCGGAGGAACTTGGCTTCGATATACTACAAGCCTTGGAGTTTCAGGACATCACAGAACAAAAGATAAATAAGGTGATAAAAAACATAGAGGAAATAGGAGCAAGACTCGGATCCATACTTGGATACGTAGTAACATCATCCACAGATGAAGATAGCCCAGTAGCTTCCCAGGAGGATATAGACAAGCTCTTAAGCGATTTTGGACTAAACTAA
- the ispF gene encoding 2-C-methyl-D-erythritol 2,4-cyclodiphosphate synthase — MKIKTGVGFDAHRFVEDRKLILGGVEIPYKYGLLGHSDADVVIHAIVDAIVGPALGKDIGNLFPDSDDRYKGIDSKILLRESRKMVLDMGYKISNIDVTVIAEKPKLKDYIPLMRSVLSEVLVLDLDDITIKATTTEKMGFTGREEGIAALAVATIVKF, encoded by the coding sequence ATGAAAATTAAGACAGGCGTAGGTTTTGATGCCCATAGATTTGTAGAGGACAGAAAGCTGATCTTAGGGGGTGTTGAAATACCTTATAAGTATGGGCTTTTGGGGCACAGCGATGCTGATGTAGTAATTCATGCCATAGTGGATGCTATCGTGGGGCCGGCTCTCGGCAAGGATATAGGTAACCTTTTCCCTGACAGCGATGATAGGTACAAGGGTATAGACTCGAAAATCCTACTTAGAGAATCGAGAAAGATGGTCTTAGATATGGGATATAAAATATCAAATATCGATGTTACAGTCATTGCCGAGAAACCTAAACTCAAAGATTATATACCCCTTATGAGATCTGTTCTGTCTGAGGTCTTAGTGTTGGATCTGGATGATATAACAATAAAAGCCACAACCACAGAAAAAATGGGTTTTACTGGTAGAGAAGAGGGTATAGCTGCACTGGCTGTGGCTACTATTGTGAAGTTTTAA
- a CDS encoding tRNA (adenine-N1)-methyltransferase, with protein MLKYGDKVILTDHKKNKHTITLKEGAKFSTNYGFIEHDKIIETGDGGIVLSSKNIKYTVLKPTYIDYVMHLKRNAQIIYPKDTAAMLMEGDVYPGLEILESGIGQGALSIALLRALAGQGKLITYEIREDFAEQSKRFIKDFLGEQPNHEIIIGNIYQGFQGEYDRVFLDLPEPWHVLKYLETGLRAGGIVVAYIPTVLQLKTYVDTLKELAFFTDIESFELIKRPWKVDGLSVRPEMWIYNHSAFICKARKMKVT; from the coding sequence ATGCTAAAATATGGAGACAAAGTAATATTGACAGACCATAAAAAAAATAAACACACCATTACCCTAAAAGAAGGGGCAAAATTTTCCACAAACTACGGCTTTATAGAACATGACAAAATAATTGAAACTGGTGATGGCGGTATCGTGTTAAGTAGCAAAAATATAAAATACACTGTACTAAAGCCCACTTACATAGACTACGTTATGCACCTGAAAAGAAATGCCCAGATCATATATCCAAAAGATACCGCAGCAATGCTCATGGAAGGGGATGTCTATCCGGGTCTTGAGATTTTGGAATCAGGTATCGGTCAAGGAGCTTTATCCATAGCACTTCTTAGAGCGTTAGCTGGTCAAGGCAAACTAATTACTTACGAAATAAGAGAAGACTTTGCAGAGCAATCAAAAAGATTTATAAAAGACTTCTTAGGGGAACAACCAAACCATGAAATAATAATAGGCAACATCTATCAAGGATTTCAAGGGGAATATGATAGGGTCTTTCTTGATCTACCAGAACCCTGGCATGTTTTAAAATACCTTGAGACAGGTCTTAGAGCTGGTGGCATAGTGGTAGCTTATATACCCACCGTTTTACAGCTTAAAACTTATGTTGACACACTAAAAGAGTTAGCTTTCTTCACAGATATAGAGTCATTCGAATTGATCAAGCGACCGTGGAAAGTGGATGGTCTTTCAGTAAGACCTGAGATGTGGATATACAACCATAGCGCATTTATCTGTAAAGCAAGAAAGATGAAGGTGACGTGA
- the elbB gene encoding isoprenoid biosynthesis glyoxalase ElbB: MSKPKVAVVLSGCGVYDGSEIHEAVLTMYFLDKYGAELVMAAPDIPQYHVVNHLTGEEAKGEKRNVLVESARIARGKIIDLKNLNISDVDAVVFPGGFGAAKNLTTFAFEGSNCSINPEVKRVVQEAVKAKKPVAAVCIAPVLLAKALTDVKIDPKLTIGNDEGVASAIGQLGGKHINCPVKEAVVDKENKIVTTPAYMLGKSISEIAEGIEDMVKKLFELLK; this comes from the coding sequence ATGTCAAAACCAAAAGTTGCGGTAGTTTTGAGCGGATGCGGAGTTTATGATGGTAGCGAAATCCACGAAGCTGTACTTACCATGTACTTCTTAGACAAATATGGTGCAGAGCTTGTCATGGCAGCGCCAGACATACCCCAATACCATGTAGTTAACCATCTCACCGGTGAAGAGGCAAAAGGTGAAAAAAGAAATGTTCTTGTGGAGTCCGCCAGAATTGCAAGGGGCAAAATTATCGACCTTAAAAATCTTAATATTTCAGACGTGGACGCTGTGGTTTTCCCGGGTGGATTTGGAGCGGCTAAAAACTTGACCACCTTTGCCTTTGAAGGATCCAATTGCAGTATAAATCCAGAAGTAAAAAGAGTAGTACAAGAAGCTGTAAAAGCCAAAAAGCCAGTTGCAGCTGTCTGTATTGCTCCAGTGCTGCTTGCCAAAGCACTGACCGATGTAAAAATAGACCCAAAACTCACCATAGGTAACGATGAAGGGGTAGCCTCAGCTATAGGGCAATTAGGTGGTAAGCACATAAACTGCCCTGTAAAAGAAGCAGTGGTTGATAAAGAGAATAAAATTGTTACCACCCCAGCCTATATGCTTGGTAAAAGTATCTCAGAGATTGCCGAAGGGATAGAAGATATGGTTAAAAAGCTTTTTGAGCTTTTAAAATAA
- the priA gene encoding primosomal protein N': MYYYKVAPAVPYIDLLTYRYNCKLNAGTLVKIEVGRRIVEGIVFETSSNDQLSKIKDIISVNEHITFPEQYLKFIRKLSQYYSYPLGTVIHKIVPTRYIDRFFGNVKEKKHTYTAITLNDEQQVAYEEISKQLSQFGVFLIYGVTGSGKTEVYCKLINDIIHAGGQVLYIVPEIALTSQLYERLSNRLIDEVAVYHSKIADKKREQILSNFNNGNLKVLLGARSSLFVPGKNIKMIIIDEEHDSSFKQEDIPHYHTRDMAILYAKILNIPIVLGSATPSLESYQNAISGKYHLLRLNQKFYPKSTTDIVLLDMKKEELIEEFFSKKLYDEIHQRLKNNEQTLLLINKKGYASNIICNHCGSIFRCPNCDVSLTYYKKNNHGRCHYCDEKITFFICSNCNQKDFKIIGTGSEKIYELLNDLFPDEVIRLDQDTLTSATRIDNILKEFESKKKKILVGTQIIAKGLNYPDITLIGVINIDNMFTIPDFRIEEKSIQILTQFLGRGGRFEKPCKMLIQTYNPENYIFEILKMGDLDTFYKVMLQKRKALNYPPFCRLIRVLFEGPKLNELMLVTQEIARILKSNIRLSDTMLGPSIAPISKIKNRYRVQVIIKIKSVSTIPFYKEKIDSLFNTIKKGNMTFTLDVDPYNFM, translated from the coding sequence ATGTACTATTATAAAGTAGCTCCTGCCGTCCCCTATATTGATCTTTTGACGTATAGATATAATTGTAAGTTGAATGCAGGCACCCTCGTAAAAATCGAGGTTGGTAGGAGAATCGTAGAGGGTATCGTATTTGAAACAAGTTCAAATGATCAACTAAGTAAGATAAAAGATATAATTTCAGTAAACGAACATATCACATTTCCAGAACAATACCTTAAATTTATTAGGAAACTCAGCCAGTATTACAGCTATCCTTTAGGTACAGTGATCCATAAGATTGTCCCTACCAGATATATAGATAGATTCTTTGGTAACGTCAAAGAAAAGAAACATACCTATACAGCCATAACATTAAATGATGAACAACAAGTTGCATACGAAGAGATATCAAAACAATTAAGCCAGTTTGGTGTTTTCTTGATATACGGTGTAACAGGAAGTGGCAAAACAGAAGTGTATTGTAAGCTTATAAACGATATAATCCATGCAGGTGGTCAGGTACTCTACATAGTTCCAGAAATAGCCCTCACATCTCAACTCTACGAACGCCTAAGCAACAGACTCATAGATGAAGTAGCCGTTTATCACAGTAAGATAGCCGATAAAAAAAGGGAACAAATCCTCTCAAATTTTAACAATGGTAACCTTAAAGTACTATTAGGAGCAAGAAGCTCCCTATTTGTCCCAGGTAAAAACATCAAGATGATCATCATCGATGAAGAACATGACAGCAGCTTCAAACAAGAGGATATCCCCCATTATCATACAAGGGATATGGCCATCTTATATGCTAAAATCCTCAACATCCCCATTGTCTTAGGTTCAGCAACTCCATCCCTTGAGTCTTATCAAAATGCCATCTCTGGAAAGTACCACTTACTCAGACTAAACCAGAAATTCTATCCTAAAAGCACCACCGACATTGTTCTTTTGGATATGAAAAAAGAGGAATTGATAGAAGAATTCTTCAGTAAAAAACTCTATGATGAAATCCACCAACGTTTAAAAAACAACGAACAGACCCTCCTGTTGATCAACAAAAAAGGCTATGCCAGCAATATAATATGTAATCACTGTGGCAGTATATTTAGATGCCCAAACTGTGACGTATCCCTTACCTACTACAAAAAGAATAATCATGGCAGGTGTCATTACTGCGATGAAAAGATCACCTTTTTTATATGTTCAAACTGCAACCAAAAGGATTTTAAAATCATCGGCACAGGTTCAGAAAAGATATATGAGCTACTTAACGATCTTTTTCCCGATGAAGTTATAAGACTTGATCAGGATACACTCACCTCAGCAACAAGAATAGATAATATACTAAAAGAGTTTGAATCAAAAAAGAAAAAGATTTTGGTGGGGACCCAGATTATAGCAAAGGGGTTAAATTACCCCGACATAACACTCATAGGTGTGATAAATATAGATAATATGTTTACAATACCAGATTTCAGAATTGAGGAAAAAAGTATTCAAATTCTTACCCAGTTTTTAGGACGGGGTGGTAGATTTGAAAAACCTTGTAAAATGCTAATCCAGACTTATAACCCTGAAAACTATATTTTCGAGATCCTAAAGATGGGTGATCTGGACACTTTCTATAAAGTTATGTTGCAAAAACGGAAAGCCTTAAACTATCCACCATTCTGCAGGCTCATCAGAGTACTGTTCGAAGGTCCAAAGTTAAACGAACTCATGTTGGTCACCCAAGAGATCGCAAGAATTTTGAAAAGTAATATTCGTTTATCAGACACCATGTTAGGCCCATCCATAGCACCAATTTCAAAAATAAAAAATAGATATAGAGTACAGGTTATAATAAAAATAAAATCTGTATCCACCATACCCTTTTACAAAGAAAAAATAGATAGTCTATTTAATACCATAAAAAAAGGGAATATGACATTTACATTAGATGTTGACCCTTATAATTTTATGTGA
- the ybaK gene encoding Cys-tRNA(Pro) deacylase: MAEKYPVTPATRFLNSQKIPYEPYLYEYEEKGGTRVSAQKLGVDEHMVIKTIVLEDENKKPLIVLMHGDLEISTKNLARFLGVKTITPCSPETVTKHTGYIVGGTSPFGTKKQLPIYMEKTILELDKIYINGGKRGFLVSLDPKHLIKLLNPTLVEVGYR; this comes from the coding sequence ATGGCAGAGAAGTATCCAGTCACACCAGCTACAAGGTTTTTAAACAGTCAAAAAATACCTTACGAGCCCTACTTATACGAATACGAAGAAAAAGGTGGTACGAGGGTCTCAGCGCAAAAACTTGGCGTAGATGAACACATGGTTATAAAAACGATTGTCTTAGAAGATGAAAATAAAAAGCCCCTTATCGTTCTTATGCATGGTGATCTTGAGATATCCACTAAAAATTTAGCAAGGTTTCTTGGGGTAAAAACCATTACCCCATGCTCTCCAGAAACCGTCACAAAACATACAGGTTACATTGTGGGAGGTACATCCCCTTTTGGTACAAAAAAACAGTTGCCTATTTACATGGAAAAGACTATTTTAGAATTAGATAAAATTTATATAAATGGTGGCAAAAGGGGGTTTTTAGTTTCTTTGGACCCAAAACATCTAATAAAACTATTAAACCCAACATTGGTAGAGGTTGGATACAGATGA
- the hemG gene encoding protoporphyrinogen oxidase yields the protein MDIAVIGGGISGISTAFLLKKLKDTQGLDLNITLLEKNLRWGGSIETSREDGFIIEAGPNGFLDSKPHTLELLNLAGLNPNIIRSNDLARKRYIMRNGTLHRLPENPPMFFSSGLLSFGAKMRIISEFFISKKELEDETVADFARRRLGKEALEYLIGPMVSGIFAGDPEKMSLRSCFPVIRDLEINYGGLFKGMFKKKGKKSGPAGPGGILTSYKNGLEQMIIDLLDQMMDINKLANCEACSITKEGKRYIISTTSGDLIADKVFINTPSYTTSKLIKGLDENIAISLEKITYAPAFVIGFVFKSEDLKDQLDGFGYLIPHSEKKRILGVLYDSSIFPDRTRNGYKIIRVIMGGDKNRWIIEKQDDDLIRMAYDDIKETLQIKNTPYRIKTFRWHKAIPQYYLGHHKVVEAVEEFCNKNPNIFIGGNILYGVGLNDCTRTSFMNVERLKKLLEST from the coding sequence ATGGATATAGCGGTAATAGGTGGAGGTATTTCAGGTATTTCCACTGCATTTTTATTAAAAAAGTTAAAAGATACACAAGGGTTGGACCTAAACATTACTCTGTTAGAAAAAAATCTAAGATGGGGCGGATCAATAGAAACCTCAAGAGAGGATGGATTTATCATAGAAGCAGGACCAAACGGATTTTTAGATAGCAAACCCCATACCTTAGAGCTACTAAACCTTGCAGGTCTGAATCCAAACATAATCAGAAGCAACGATTTGGCAAGGAAAAGATATATTATGCGAAATGGAACATTACACCGATTACCAGAAAATCCACCGATGTTCTTCAGCTCTGGTCTTTTATCATTTGGAGCGAAAATGAGAATCATCTCAGAGTTTTTCATATCAAAAAAAGAATTGGAAGATGAAACCGTCGCAGATTTTGCTAGAAGAAGACTTGGAAAAGAAGCCCTTGAATATCTCATAGGTCCTATGGTATCTGGTATCTTCGCTGGTGATCCTGAAAAGATGAGTCTTAGGTCCTGTTTCCCTGTGATAAGGGATTTAGAGATTAACTATGGAGGACTTTTTAAAGGTATGTTTAAGAAAAAAGGGAAAAAAAGTGGTCCAGCTGGCCCTGGAGGGATTTTAACATCTTACAAAAACGGGTTAGAACAGATGATAATAGACCTCCTTGATCAAATGATGGATATAAATAAATTGGCAAACTGCGAAGCCTGCTCAATTACGAAAGAAGGTAAAAGATACATTATCTCTACTACCTCTGGGGATCTCATCGCTGACAAGGTCTTCATAAACACCCCATCTTACACCACTTCAAAACTGATAAAGGGTCTTGATGAAAATATTGCCATATCCCTTGAAAAGATAACCTATGCCCCTGCCTTTGTCATCGGCTTTGTATTTAAATCAGAGGATTTAAAGGACCAATTGGATGGTTTTGGTTACCTCATCCCCCACTCAGAAAAAAAGAGGATCTTGGGAGTACTCTACGACTCATCGATATTTCCTGATAGAACAAGAAATGGTTACAAAATTATTCGTGTTATCATGGGGGGAGACAAAAATCGTTGGATTATAGAAAAACAAGACGACGATTTAATCCGTATGGCATACGACGATATAAAAGAAACACTCCAGATCAAAAATACCCCATACAGGATAAAAACGTTTAGATGGCATAAAGCAATACCCCAATATTATCTGGGTCATCACAAAGTTGTAGAAGCTGTGGAAGAGTTTTGTAACAAAAATCCCAATATCTTCATCGGAGGAAATATTTTATACGGTGTAGGGCTAAATGACTGCACCAGGACAAGTTTTATGAACGTGGAAAGATTAAAAAAACTTCTTGAGTCTACATAA
- the pap gene encoding polyphosphate:AMP phosphotransferase, translating to MFEVVEMEKKVEKDYYEKKIAELRQRLFFAQLEAKKLKIPIIILIAGVDGAGRGEIINLITEFMDTRFLKTYTFWAETEEERERPPFWRYWRSLPAAGTTSLLFGGWYENTFLDLAYGRIDIDRFDRRMQRRIRFERSLFNNGTYIVKFWLHLSEDGQKKKVKKIKKEYSEDIAKFRINNKNVKHYKEIVDAASRAIRVTDRVEAPWVLIDAYDPRNRNLTVIETLVNLYEGAIKQKKEQTHKHETTNINISYNYPSILDNVDLNVSINKKDYDKELEKFQLKLWGLTWKAHQKKVSTIILFEGWDAAGKGGCIRRITKGIDSRLYQVIQVAAPTDEEKAHHYLWRFWRHVPRFGFVTIYDRSWYGRVLVERVENFATPEEWGRSYSEINDFEEQLTQYGKILLFKFWLHISKEEQLKRFKERESNPLKQYKITEEDWRNREKWDLYKDAVDDMVAKTSTDIAPWYIIPANDKKYARIEVLKIICTKLEEHLKNFD from the coding sequence ATGTTTGAGGTTGTGGAGATGGAGAAAAAGGTTGAAAAGGATTATTACGAAAAGAAGATAGCCGAACTCCGTCAAAGGCTCTTTTTTGCCCAATTAGAAGCAAAAAAGCTAAAAATCCCCATCATAATTCTTATAGCAGGTGTAGATGGAGCAGGAAGAGGCGAAATAATAAACCTTATCACCGAATTCATGGATACAAGATTCTTAAAAACATATACCTTCTGGGCAGAAACCGAAGAAGAACGGGAAAGACCACCTTTTTGGAGATACTGGAGATCTCTGCCTGCTGCAGGTACTACCTCATTACTCTTTGGTGGGTGGTATGAAAATACTTTTTTGGACTTAGCGTATGGTAGAATCGACATCGATAGGTTTGATAGAAGAATGCAACGCAGGATCCGCTTTGAAAGATCACTATTTAACAACGGTACATATATTGTCAAATTCTGGCTTCATCTGTCAGAAGATGGTCAAAAGAAAAAGGTAAAAAAGATAAAAAAAGAGTACAGTGAAGATATAGCAAAGTTTAGGATAAACAACAAAAATGTAAAGCACTACAAAGAGATAGTAGATGCAGCTTCGAGGGCAATAAGGGTAACTGACAGGGTAGAAGCCCCATGGGTATTGATCGATGCTTATGATCCTCGAAACAGAAACCTCACCGTTATAGAAACCCTTGTCAATCTGTATGAAGGGGCAATAAAACAGAAAAAAGAGCAGACCCACAAACATGAAACAACTAACATCAACATCTCATACAACTACCCTTCTATTTTAGACAATGTGGACCTAAATGTTTCTATAAATAAAAAAGACTATGATAAAGAGCTCGAAAAGTTCCAGTTAAAGCTTTGGGGGCTTACATGGAAGGCCCATCAGAAAAAGGTATCCACGATCATCCTTTTTGAAGGCTGGGACGCTGCCGGCAAAGGTGGGTGTATTCGAAGGATAACAAAAGGTATAGACTCAAGGCTCTACCAGGTTATACAAGTGGCAGCTCCCACAGATGAAGAAAAAGCTCATCACTACCTCTGGAGATTCTGGAGACATGTGCCCCGATTTGGTTTTGTCACAATCTACGACAGATCTTGGTACGGCAGGGTATTGGTAGAAAGGGTGGAAAACTTTGCCACCCCAGAAGAATGGGGCAGATCATACTCAGAGATAAATGACTTTGAAGAACAACTCACCCAGTATGGAAAAATCCTCCTTTTTAAATTTTGGCTTCACATATCAAAAGAAGAACAGTTAAAAAGGTTCAAAGAACGCGAATCAAACCCTCTTAAGCAATACAAGATAACAGAAGAAGACTGGAGGAACAGGGAAAAATGGGATCTTTATAAAGATGCTGTGGATGATATGGTGGCAAAGACAAGTACAGATATAGCCCCCTGGTATATTATCCCGGCAAACGACAAAAAGTACGCCCGCATAGAAGTATTAAAAATAATCTGCACCAAGCTGGAGGAACATCTAAAAAACTTTGATTAA
- a CDS encoding P-loop NTPase, with the protein MSEIISVASGKGGVGKSFFAANLAMSMKRVYDDILLVDGDLGGANLHTFVGLKAQGKGIYNFLKENFRMEDVILKTPANVDFIGGSSDILGMAHINNFEKLKILNNLKRSNYRYIIMDLGAGTSYNMIDFFNFSDKKILIMNSEPTSIENSYGFLKIALYRKIERHLFKDPRLETICNKLRSRSMNYQMVDDILNELNKIDPRLSEEVINIVDNYKVGLILNMLKFKKELNIFYGFENVSKKYLRISVEKLGFLPYDLYVSESVKKLEPYYENTNDTNRELFNEIRDLILKKL; encoded by the coding sequence ATGTCAGAGATTATTTCCGTGGCAAGTGGCAAGGGTGGTGTTGGTAAAAGCTTTTTTGCCGCAAATCTTGCCATGTCCATGAAAAGAGTCTATGATGATATTCTCCTAGTGGATGGAGATCTAGGTGGGGCAAACCTTCATACCTTTGTAGGTCTTAAAGCCCAGGGCAAAGGTATCTATAATTTTTTAAAAGAAAACTTTAGGATGGAAGATGTCATCCTAAAAACACCTGCAAATGTTGATTTTATAGGCGGTTCCAGTGATATATTAGGGATGGCCCACATTAACAACTTTGAAAAACTAAAGATCCTCAATAACCTAAAGAGATCTAATTATAGATACATAATTATGGACTTAGGTGCTGGGACAAGTTACAACATGATAGATTTTTTCAATTTCTCTGATAAAAAAATCCTTATTATGAACAGTGAACCCACATCAATAGAAAACTCATACGGTTTTTTGAAAATAGCGCTGTATAGAAAGATAGAAAGACACCTTTTTAAAGACCCAAGATTAGAAACTATTTGCAACAAATTACGAAGTAGAAGTATGAACTATCAGATGGTCGATGATATCCTTAATGAGCTAAACAAAATCGATCCACGACTTTCTGAAGAAGTTATAAATATAGTGGATAACTATAAGGTGGGTCTTATACTGAATATGCTAAAGTTTAAAAAAGAACTAAATATCTTTTATGGCTTCGAAAATGTATCCAAAAAATATTTAAGAATTTCTGTTGAAAAATTAGGTTTTTTACCTTATGATCTATATGTAAGTGAAAGTGTGAAAAAACTTGAGCCTTACTATGAAAATACAAATGATACCAATAGAGAGCTTTTTAACGAAATCAGAGACCTAATTTTGAAAAAACTTTAG